In Roseimicrobium gellanilyticum, one genomic interval encodes:
- a CDS encoding ABC1 kinase family protein, which translates to MSLIPEQLTRHAHRAAEVAGILAKYGLADWLAHSGFELPKKYFTDRDGKMLTDQPRPARIRLAVTELGTTFIKLGQMLSTRGDVIGWEIAEELVKLQTDVPPDAPEVAMATVSAELGKPVDEVFAEFSPTPMASASIGQVHRARLHNGTEVVVKVQHPDIENRILADLDILRWLAEFAEKSAELRRYQPAAIVGEFHRSLLRELDFRREQRNLREFATSFASNASVRFPRAYAEFSTSRVLTMELLQGANLRDTAQIELLGVDRQELACRGATLWMDMIFRDGFYHADPHPGNILVMEGGVLGIVDCGMVGRIDEGLRENVEEILLAVAALDARLLARILTRLCTPPPGFDEAAFSADLADFISFYGGEPLDHFELGNALNEIARCISRYRLILPSTLAQIIKVLVMLDGTAKLLSPQINISTIIAPYQKDIFLRQLSPRRKVKKLHRLLNEWNDLAQNLPRGLSELFQQVREGKFDVHLEHRRLEPVVNRLVMGMICSSLFLGASLMLSNKVPPLVGGHSVPGVLFVVFSGLLGTRLLRTIWRDR; encoded by the coding sequence ATGAGCTTGATTCCAGAGCAGCTTACGCGTCACGCCCACCGCGCTGCGGAGGTGGCAGGCATCCTGGCGAAGTATGGTCTGGCCGACTGGCTGGCGCATTCCGGATTTGAACTCCCGAAGAAGTACTTCACGGACCGGGATGGGAAGATGCTTACGGACCAACCCCGGCCGGCACGCATTCGACTGGCTGTTACGGAGTTGGGAACCACCTTCATCAAGCTCGGGCAGATGTTGAGTACGCGCGGCGACGTCATCGGTTGGGAAATCGCCGAAGAACTGGTGAAGCTGCAGACTGATGTGCCTCCCGATGCTCCAGAGGTCGCCATGGCGACGGTGAGCGCGGAATTGGGAAAACCTGTCGACGAGGTTTTTGCGGAGTTCTCTCCAACCCCGATGGCCTCTGCCTCGATAGGACAGGTGCATCGAGCCCGTCTGCACAATGGCACCGAAGTAGTGGTGAAGGTGCAGCATCCGGACATCGAGAATCGCATCCTGGCGGATCTCGACATCCTGCGGTGGCTGGCTGAGTTTGCAGAGAAGTCAGCCGAACTCAGGCGGTATCAGCCTGCCGCGATCGTGGGCGAATTTCATCGTTCACTGTTGCGTGAACTCGATTTCAGACGGGAGCAGAGAAACCTGCGGGAATTTGCCACGAGTTTCGCGTCCAATGCATCGGTGCGATTTCCGCGGGCCTACGCCGAGTTCAGCACCAGCCGTGTACTCACGATGGAGCTTCTGCAAGGTGCGAATCTCCGGGACACCGCGCAGATCGAACTTCTGGGCGTGGATCGCCAGGAACTGGCCTGCCGCGGCGCCACCTTGTGGATGGATATGATTTTTCGCGATGGCTTTTACCACGCGGATCCGCATCCCGGAAACATTCTGGTGATGGAAGGGGGAGTGCTCGGCATTGTCGACTGCGGGATGGTGGGCCGTATCGACGAAGGCTTGCGAGAGAACGTCGAAGAAATCCTGCTGGCAGTGGCCGCTCTGGACGCGCGGCTGCTGGCCCGCATCCTTACCCGGCTGTGTACTCCGCCGCCCGGGTTCGATGAGGCAGCCTTCAGCGCTGACCTAGCTGATTTCATCTCGTTTTATGGAGGCGAGCCTCTCGATCATTTTGAGCTCGGGAATGCGCTCAATGAAATAGCTCGATGCATTTCCCGCTATCGCCTTATCTTGCCCAGCACTCTGGCCCAGATCATCAAGGTGCTGGTGATGCTGGACGGTACCGCCAAACTGCTGAGTCCGCAGATCAACATCAGCACCATCATTGCCCCGTATCAGAAGGATATTTTCCTGCGCCAGCTTTCTCCGCGGCGAAAGGTGAAGAAGCTCCACCGGTTGCTGAACGAATGGAATGACCTCGCGCAGAACCTTCCTCGCGGGCTCTCTGAACTATTCCAGCAGGTGAGGGAGGGGAAATTCGACGTGCACCTGGAACATCGGCGATTGGAACCCGTGGTGAACCGGCTGGTCATGGGGATGATTTGTAGCTCGCTGTTTCTTGGGGCCTCGCTCATGCTGAGCAACAAAGTGCCTCCTTTGGTGGGTGGCCATTCGGTGCCTGGCGTGCTCTTTGTTGTTTTCAGCGGCTTGCTGGGAACTCGTCTGCTCCGGACTATTTGGAGGGATCGTTAG
- a CDS encoding SDR family NAD(P)-dependent oxidoreductase: protein MSLKTWFITGCSSGLGQALAKKALESGNSVIATARNKSDLAGFAWSACERCRILELDVTDPESVREAIGFAGRFDVLVNNAGRGLLGAVEECEEFQIRDNFEVNFFGALNLIRACLPMFREQKSGHIFNFSAAAAISNYPGFGAYGAAKAALEALSESLRLELAPFNVRVTIVRPGPFRTDFVGRGLQAAGNHLPAYDSTSGKFARLVRSTDRRQPGNPDLAAKAILEVAASASPPLRLTLGRYANQKARRKNSELERELCDWEQVGLGVDFELPANGQAS from the coding sequence ATGTCTCTGAAAACCTGGTTCATTACAGGCTGCTCCAGCGGCCTTGGCCAAGCTCTCGCCAAAAAGGCTCTTGAGTCTGGCAATTCTGTCATTGCGACAGCAAGGAACAAGTCCGACCTCGCTGGATTCGCCTGGTCAGCCTGTGAGCGATGCCGCATTCTGGAACTGGACGTTACAGACCCGGAGAGCGTTAGGGAAGCTATCGGTTTTGCAGGTCGATTTGACGTACTCGTCAACAACGCCGGCAGGGGGCTTCTGGGTGCGGTGGAGGAGTGCGAAGAATTCCAGATCAGGGACAACTTCGAAGTAAATTTTTTCGGAGCCCTCAATCTCATTCGGGCATGCTTGCCCATGTTTCGTGAGCAGAAGTCCGGACACATCTTCAACTTCAGTGCTGCTGCGGCGATTTCGAACTATCCGGGATTTGGCGCGTACGGGGCCGCGAAGGCCGCACTCGAGGCTCTCAGCGAGAGTTTACGATTAGAATTGGCACCGTTCAATGTACGCGTGACAATCGTGCGGCCCGGGCCCTTTCGTACTGACTTCGTTGGTCGAGGTTTGCAAGCGGCCGGGAATCACCTCCCAGCTTACGACAGTACTTCAGGCAAGTTTGCGCGATTGGTCCGTTCGACCGACCGCAGACAACCAGGAAATCCAGACCTGGCTGCCAAAGCCATCCTTGAGGTCGCTGCTTCGGCCAGTCCGCCGTTGCGCCTGACCCTAGGCAGGTACGCGAACCAAAAGGCGCGGCGTAAGAACTCAGAACTCGAAAGGGAGCTCTGTGACTGGGAGCAAGTAGGTCTGGGAGTCGACTTCGAGCTGCCAGCGAATGGCCAAGCTTCGTGA
- a CDS encoding aldehyde dehydrogenase: MDLTKIVQSQKNFFRSGVTRPTGFRQNMLSILLEGLSAHGDDLLKAVYRDLGRSPEQTYLAEVAFVESEAAYAMKHIGRWAKPRRVPTPVLAWPARSSCQQEPYGVVLIMGPWNYPLQLILTPLVSAIAAGNCAVLKPSELSPATSEAIARLVSSIYPPEYVAVVEGDGVVAAACLKQPFQKIFFTGSTERGREVMACAADRLIPVTLELGGKSPCIVCADVPIEIAARRIVWGKFLNAGQTCTAPDFVLVDRRVKEQFLESLSRSIKEFYGEDPRRSADYSRIINRRHHERLVGYLASGETFYGGHHEASDLYISPTILTNVSENDPVLQEEIFGPILPVATFDEIAEAISYLRSRPTPLAMYLFTEDKETQDAVLREVRSGGVCVNDTLLHMMGKCLPFGGLGQSGMGMYHGKYGFECFSHQRAVMNRGFRFDSAFRYPPMKTSLTMLKKAGRFLLGR, encoded by the coding sequence GTGGACCTGACAAAAATCGTTCAGAGCCAGAAAAATTTTTTCCGGTCCGGCGTTACTCGTCCGACCGGTTTCCGGCAGAACATGCTCTCGATACTGCTTGAGGGACTCTCCGCGCACGGGGACGACCTTCTAAAAGCCGTATATCGGGACCTGGGCCGTTCTCCGGAGCAGACCTACCTCGCCGAGGTGGCATTCGTGGAAAGCGAGGCAGCCTATGCCATGAAGCATATAGGCCGCTGGGCAAAGCCCAGACGGGTGCCCACTCCTGTGCTGGCGTGGCCTGCACGGTCGAGCTGCCAGCAGGAGCCATACGGCGTGGTCCTCATCATGGGGCCATGGAACTATCCACTCCAGCTTATACTCACCCCGTTGGTCAGCGCGATTGCCGCCGGAAACTGCGCAGTGCTGAAGCCTTCAGAGCTGTCACCCGCCACTTCTGAGGCCATCGCGAGGCTCGTCTCGTCCATCTACCCTCCGGAGTATGTGGCCGTCGTAGAAGGTGATGGCGTTGTGGCCGCCGCATGCCTGAAGCAACCATTCCAAAAGATCTTCTTTACGGGAAGCACCGAGCGCGGGCGCGAAGTGATGGCCTGTGCAGCTGATCGATTGATACCAGTAACTCTTGAGCTGGGCGGCAAGTCGCCTTGCATTGTTTGTGCGGACGTTCCCATCGAAATTGCGGCGCGGCGCATAGTCTGGGGGAAATTCCTTAACGCCGGCCAAACCTGTACCGCCCCGGATTTCGTCCTGGTGGACCGCCGGGTGAAAGAACAATTCCTGGAGAGCCTGAGTAGAAGCATCAAGGAATTCTACGGCGAAGATCCTCGCCGCAGCGCTGACTACTCGAGGATCATCAACCGGCGGCATCATGAGCGGCTGGTTGGCTATCTGGCTTCAGGCGAGACCTTTTACGGCGGGCACCATGAAGCAAGTGACTTGTACATTTCCCCTACGATCCTTACGAATGTTTCCGAAAATGATCCTGTTTTGCAGGAGGAGATCTTCGGACCCATCCTTCCCGTGGCGACTTTCGACGAGATTGCGGAAGCGATATCGTACCTACGCAGCCGCCCCACTCCCTTGGCTATGTACCTGTTCACGGAGGACAAGGAAACTCAGGACGCCGTTCTCCGAGAGGTCCGCTCGGGGGGTGTTTGCGTTAACGACACACTGCTGCACATGATGGGAAAATGTCTTCCCTTCGGAGGGCTCGGACAAAGCGGGATGGGGATGTACCATGGAAAGTACGGGTTTGAGTGTTTCTCACACCAGCGGGCGGTCATGAACCGCGGATTCCGCTTCGACTCAGCGTTCCGCTACCCCCCTATGAAGACCTCGCTGACGATGTTGAAAAAGGCCGGACGCTTTCTGTTGGGACGCTGA
- the crtI gene encoding phytoene desaturase family protein, translated as MAKPKRVLIIGAGPGGLATAMLLAKEGLEVTVLEKQPRVGGRTSCIEGDGYRFDLGPTFFLYPQVLQEIFQAVGKDLFTEVPMQRLDPQYRITFGAGGEINATSDIERMCSEIARLSPEDAPRFRQFMAHNRVKLEKFAPCLQTPFQGWTSLLSARLLAVLPFLKPWKSLHQELADFFHDPRIQLAFTFQSKYLGMSPFQCPSLFSILSFLEYEHGIWHPTGGCSALTENMARIARELGVKIHLDTAVEQIIFTGKRAVGVRTKHGEELADAVVVNADFAHAMSKLVAPQLRRKWSDATLSRKRYSCSTFMLYLGVEGRFENLTHHNIYVAKDYRRNLQDIEERHVLSDDPSFYVANTATTDDTMAPRGHSALYVLLPVTHQHPNVDWNKEKMRYRSLALKQLAKIGVPDIEKRLRFERIITPQDWEQKVDIYRGATFNLAHSFSQMLHLRPRNRFEEFDGMYLVGGGTHPGSGLPVIFESARISSRLLLEDLA; from the coding sequence ATGGCGAAACCTAAACGCGTATTGATCATTGGAGCTGGCCCGGGGGGGCTTGCCACTGCGATGCTATTAGCAAAGGAAGGGCTTGAGGTCACGGTTTTGGAGAAGCAACCCCGTGTGGGAGGGCGCACTTCATGCATCGAAGGTGATGGTTATCGCTTCGATTTGGGGCCCACGTTCTTTCTGTATCCCCAAGTTCTGCAGGAGATCTTTCAAGCAGTCGGCAAAGACCTCTTTACCGAAGTGCCGATGCAAAGACTGGACCCGCAATACCGGATCACTTTTGGAGCCGGAGGTGAGATTAACGCTACCTCAGACATAGAACGGATGTGTTCAGAGATCGCGCGTCTGTCGCCCGAAGACGCTCCGAGATTCCGCCAATTCATGGCTCACAATCGGGTGAAGCTTGAGAAGTTCGCCCCGTGTCTGCAAACCCCTTTCCAAGGCTGGACGAGCCTTCTCAGCGCCCGTCTTCTCGCTGTCCTGCCGTTCCTGAAGCCCTGGAAGTCCCTTCATCAGGAGCTTGCGGATTTCTTTCATGACCCGCGCATTCAACTGGCATTCACATTTCAGTCCAAGTACCTAGGGATGTCGCCCTTCCAGTGCCCAAGCCTGTTCTCCATCCTTTCCTTCCTGGAATACGAACACGGGATCTGGCACCCCACGGGTGGTTGTAGCGCCCTCACCGAGAATATGGCGAGGATCGCCCGTGAGCTTGGTGTGAAGATTCATCTCGATACTGCAGTCGAACAGATCATCTTCACAGGTAAGCGTGCTGTAGGCGTCCGCACGAAGCATGGCGAGGAACTCGCTGATGCCGTTGTGGTGAACGCGGATTTTGCTCACGCAATGTCCAAACTGGTGGCGCCACAACTTAGAAGAAAGTGGAGTGATGCTACTTTATCTCGTAAGCGGTACTCATGCTCCACTTTCATGTTGTATTTAGGAGTTGAAGGTCGCTTCGAGAATCTCACGCACCACAACATCTATGTGGCCAAGGATTACCGGCGTAACCTGCAGGATATTGAGGAGCGGCACGTGCTCTCGGACGACCCATCATTCTATGTTGCCAACACGGCTACGACTGATGACACCATGGCCCCGCGCGGCCACAGCGCCCTTTACGTCCTTCTACCCGTTACCCATCAGCATCCTAATGTAGACTGGAACAAAGAGAAGATGCGCTACCGCTCGCTTGCCCTTAAGCAACTGGCAAAAATTGGGGTTCCGGATATTGAGAAACGGCTCCGCTTTGAACGGATCATCACACCTCAAGACTGGGAACAGAAGGTGGACATTTACAGAGGTGCGACCTTCAATCTCGCCCACAGTTTTTCCCAGATGTTGCACCTTCGGCCGAGAAACCGATTTGAAGAATTTGATGGGATGTATCTTGTAGGAGGTGGAACTCACCCCGGGAGCGGGCTGCCGGTAATATTTGAATCCGCCAGGATCAGCTCACGACTCCTTCTGGAGGATCTCGCGTGA
- a CDS encoding phytoene desaturase family protein produces MPQRKAIVIGAGLGGISAAVSLKQEGYEVAIFEKNSQIGGKLNVHRERGYSFDLGPSILTLPHIFRRLFERSGKNLEDYIPIRTVRPHWRNFFEDGTVVDLYPEADKMAAEALKVGEPYENVERFLKYSADLYDLTNDGYFEQGLDNWREFGKHYGLWKFPQFDLFRNMHSGVASHFDTRYFRDVFDFFIKYVGSSAFRAPAFMNSMATIQFRYDLWYVDGGLYNIAVGLGRLMEELGVKVHLESAVEEVRREGGRVTGIVVGGEFHAADVVISNMEVIPAYKELLGEEGAFTRKLEKRLEPACSGLIIDLGLDRQYPQLAHHNFFFSDDQREHFRTVFEKRELPHDPTLYVVAASRTDATVAPQGCDALKILPHIPYIDDEHPLSRADYEALKDRVLEKLERMGLENLRQHVVVEHVWTPLDIREQYNSNKGSIYGVVSDRWKNLAFKAPKQSTKYPNLFFVGGSVNPGGGMPMVVLCGQNVAKKVVAWHAQC; encoded by the coding sequence ATGCCCCAGAGGAAAGCAATTGTGATCGGTGCTGGGCTCGGCGGCATTTCTGCGGCCGTATCCCTCAAGCAGGAAGGATATGAAGTAGCCATCTTCGAGAAGAACAGCCAGATCGGCGGCAAGCTCAACGTGCACAGGGAGCGCGGCTACTCTTTCGATCTTGGGCCTTCCATCCTGACGCTTCCACACATCTTTCGGAGGCTCTTCGAGAGATCGGGAAAGAATCTGGAGGATTATATACCTATCCGGACAGTGAGGCCTCACTGGAGGAACTTTTTTGAGGACGGCACAGTCGTGGATTTGTATCCGGAGGCGGACAAAATGGCAGCGGAGGCGCTAAAGGTCGGCGAACCGTACGAGAACGTGGAGCGATTTTTGAAGTATTCAGCGGACCTCTATGACCTTACGAACGATGGTTACTTCGAGCAGGGTCTCGACAATTGGCGCGAATTCGGAAAACACTATGGGCTGTGGAAATTTCCTCAGTTCGATCTGTTTCGCAACATGCACAGCGGAGTTGCGTCGCACTTCGACACCCGCTATTTCAGGGACGTTTTTGATTTTTTCATCAAGTATGTTGGCTCGTCGGCGTTCCGCGCTCCTGCCTTCATGAACTCGATGGCGACGATCCAGTTTCGCTACGACCTCTGGTATGTAGATGGAGGGCTCTACAACATCGCTGTTGGCCTGGGCCGCCTCATGGAAGAACTGGGAGTAAAGGTGCATCTGGAGTCCGCTGTAGAGGAAGTGCGCCGTGAGGGAGGCAGGGTTACCGGTATCGTGGTCGGTGGAGAATTCCATGCGGCCGATGTGGTGATTTCGAACATGGAAGTCATTCCGGCGTACAAGGAACTTCTCGGTGAAGAAGGGGCCTTCACGCGCAAACTTGAAAAACGCCTGGAGCCAGCTTGTTCAGGACTCATCATAGATCTGGGGCTGGACCGTCAATACCCTCAACTGGCTCACCACAATTTCTTCTTCAGTGATGATCAGCGCGAACATTTTCGCACGGTGTTTGAGAAACGCGAATTACCCCACGACCCCACCCTCTATGTGGTTGCAGCGTCCCGAACGGATGCAACGGTGGCCCCACAAGGATGCGACGCTCTAAAGATCTTGCCGCACATCCCCTACATCGACGACGAACACCCGCTCAGCCGAGCCGACTACGAAGCCCTCAAGGATCGGGTGCTGGAAAAGCTGGAGCGCATGGGACTTGAGAATTTGAGGCAACATGTCGTGGTCGAACATGTTTGGACACCGCTCGACATTCGCGAACAGTACAACTCGAATAAAGGTTCCATTTACGGGGTGGTGAGCGACCGCTGGAAGAATTTGGCATTCAAGGCACCAAAACAGAGCACCAAATATCCCAATCTTTTCTTTGTGGGAGGTTCGGTTAATCCCGGGGGAGGGATGCCGATGGTAGTGCTGTGCGGACAGAATGTGGCCAAGAAGGTGGTCGCCTGGCATGCGCAATGTTGA
- a CDS encoding glycosyltransferase, translating into MLILLAITLVLWSAGFALLVKLKPAHRRNGTPAGGKELSVSIIIPARNEEENLPRLLASLQHQSHALHEIIVVDDESSDRTAEIAAELGARVVSSAPLPEGWRGKPWACHQGAGASSGSHLLFVDADTWVEENGLQSLLDAYQGGALSVGPWHAVREPYEELSLFFNLNMVFGTVPQGLFGQVLLLDRKSYVRAGGHEIVKGFVLENVMLAHHLRRAGVAVRSILGKRQFSFRMYPRGFSELVLGWVKGFASGAKSTPRGTLAISIAWMTSLAFVPLGWIITGEHVWGATYLLCAVQVGWMGQTVGGFRPLASVFYPVQLLFFFAVFGMSLTTLGRTVGWKGRHFNAR; encoded by the coding sequence ATGTTGATACTGCTCGCCATTACTCTGGTGTTGTGGTCAGCAGGATTTGCTCTCCTGGTAAAGTTGAAGCCTGCCCATCGTCGGAATGGCACTCCCGCTGGAGGCAAAGAACTTAGTGTCAGCATCATTATTCCTGCTCGGAATGAAGAAGAGAATTTGCCGCGTCTGCTGGCCTCGCTGCAGCACCAGTCACACGCATTGCACGAGATCATCGTGGTAGATGACGAGTCAAGCGACCGAACCGCAGAAATTGCTGCAGAGTTGGGAGCAAGAGTAGTTAGCTCAGCGCCACTGCCCGAAGGATGGCGAGGCAAACCTTGGGCTTGCCATCAGGGCGCAGGTGCCTCTAGCGGAAGCCATCTACTCTTCGTTGACGCCGACACCTGGGTTGAAGAGAATGGGCTACAGAGTCTGCTCGATGCCTACCAGGGAGGTGCATTGTCGGTGGGACCTTGGCACGCCGTAAGGGAACCTTATGAGGAACTCTCTTTGTTCTTCAATCTTAATATGGTCTTCGGCACAGTACCTCAGGGCTTGTTCGGACAGGTGCTCCTGTTAGACCGAAAAAGTTACGTGCGTGCAGGAGGCCATGAGATTGTTAAAGGCTTCGTGCTCGAAAACGTCATGCTCGCCCACCACCTTCGGCGAGCGGGGGTGGCGGTGCGCAGCATACTGGGAAAGCGTCAGTTTTCTTTTCGAATGTACCCCCGTGGTTTTTCAGAGCTGGTGCTCGGTTGGGTCAAAGGGTTTGCCTCTGGGGCCAAAAGCACGCCCCGCGGCACACTTGCGATTAGCATCGCTTGGATGACCAGCTTGGCGTTCGTCCCGCTAGGCTGGATAATAACGGGAGAGCATGTTTGGGGGGCCACCTATCTTCTGTGCGCGGTGCAGGTCGGCTGGATGGGCCAGACCGTTGGCGGTTTTCGACCACTGGCCTCGGTCTTTTATCCCGTCCAGCTTCTGTTCTTCTTTGCTGTGTTTGGAATGTCACTGACAACGTTGGGGAGGACTGTCGGTTGGAAGGGGCGCCACTTCAATGCACGTTGA